Proteins encoded within one genomic window of Aspergillus nidulans FGSC A4 chromosome VII:
- a CDS encoding uncharacterized protein (transcript_id=CADANIAT00008028), which translates to MVNRPIDVVANSFVNPWLRCTRHPGSAFPVERDTTLSYYWLPALEAHEARSFKIAGRDDDDTAECFFGPLKDHYWILSSPNCMTTHINTGLARMMRASLGICRWDGTSARSHPQCNPGCEVVFAPSLMTDQQEVRTRDSGRVMLKLQADDNRATEVIFSRNRFWILQRQSIRQWSKAVTKLTTFTETVNSVNGAWTEDSYQVVKLIGVRTRSSGANQLALWR; encoded by the exons ATGGTCAACAGGCCCATCGACGTGGTGGCCAACAGCTTTGTCAACCCATGGCTCCGTTGCACTCGCCATCCTGGGTCAGCCTTTCCGGTGGAGCGTGACACTACTTTGAGCTACTACTGGCTGCCTGCTTTGGAAGCTCATGAAGCTCGGTCCTTTAAGATAGCAGGACgggatgatgacgatacCGCGGAGTGCTTTTTCGGCCCTCTGAAAGATCATTACTGGATCTTGTCTAGTCCAAACTGCATGACTACCCATATCAATACTGGCTTAGCAAGAATGATGCGAGCGTCATTGGGAAT TTGCAGGTGGGATGGTACCTCAGCCAGAAGCCACC CACAGTGCAACCCTGGCTGTGAGGTGGTATTCGCCCCCAGTCTGATGACCGACCAGCAAGAAGTCAGA ACACGTGATTCTGGAAGAGTCATGCTGAAGCTTCAAGCCGATGACAACCGGGCTACGGAAGTCATATTCTCAAGGAATCGATTCTGGATTCT TCAACGCCAAAGCATAAGACAGTGGTCAAAAGCGGTGACCAAACTGACCACCTTTACAGAAACGGTAAATTCGGTAAATGGTGCTTGGACTGAAGACAGTTATCAAGTTGTCAAACTCATTGGCGTTCGGACAAG GAGCTCTGGCGCAAATCAGCTTGCGCTCTGGCGCTAG
- a CDS encoding cleavage/polyadenylation factor CFT1 (transcript_id=CADANIAT00008024) has translation MQCYTELISPTGVTHALAVPFLSATANNLIVARTSLLQIFSLRDVSLSALDTEVRPAQHRQETCKLVLEREYQLPGTVTDICRVKILKTKSGGDAVLVAFRDAKLSLVEWDPERYGLSTISIHYYERDDMTRSPWASDLSTCGSILSADPGSRCAIFQFGARSLAIIPFHQPGDDLVMDDFGSEPDYENRVEGNSRSHEAKDKDAAEYQTPYASSFVLPLTALDPSVIHPISLAFLYEYREPTFGILYSQVATSHALLHERKDVVFYTVITLDLEQRASTTLLSVTRLPSDLFKVVALPPPVGGSLLIGSNELVHIDQAGKTNAVGVNEFSRQASSFSMTDQSDLALRLENCVVERFSDDNGDLLLALSTGVFALVSFKLDGRSVSGISVRPLSGPSKEFLASTASSSAFLGNGKVFFGSESADSVLLGWSSASSATKKSFSGSTSNDESEDDAYEDDLYSSAPAAMTDNPQNQPSNSSVAAFGDLRIHDRLSSPGPIRDIVLGRSSEASSRDTKDGVLELVAAQGSDEGGTMVIMKREVDPYLVASMAADTANSLWTVSLLPDNNDQKRDYVILSKQEKPDKEESEVFVLEDKLRPITAPEFNPNHELTVEIGTLASKSRVIQVLRNEVRSYDAVWDEDDSDERVAVNATLVDPYLAIIRDDSTLLLLQADDSGDLDEVTLSEDVVSQKWLSACFYSDNAGFFTAPFASILFLLNQDHQLYVYRLPDFAVISVIEGVGCLPPILSTEPPKRSTTRENVLQIAVVELGDSYSSLPFLILRTENDDLVVYKPFFTNSKELTGLRFLKEANHTLPKTPNTTDELQSEMKPLRILPNIAGCSSIFMPGPSAGFIFRASTTSPHFIRLRGGFIKGLGCFDSPDKGFAYLDSHGLHLAKLPEGTQLGYPWIMRTVPIGQQIDKLTYVSASDTYVLGTCQRCEFRLPEDDELHPEWRNEEISFLPEVNQSSLKVVSPKTWSVIDSYPLEPAEHIMVMKTMSLEVSENTHERRDMIVVGTSLARGEDIPSRGCIYVFEVIEVVPDPEQPETNRRLKLIGKEPVKGAVTALSEIGGQGFLIAAQGQKSMVRGLKEDGSLLPVAFMDMQCFVSVIKELKGTGMCIFGDAVKGLWFAGYSEEPYKMSLFAKDLDYLEVLAADFLPDGNKLFIVVADSDCNLYVLQYDPEDPNSSNGDKLLNRSKFHTGNFASTVTLLPRTLVSSERAMSGSDKMDIDNTAPLHQVLVTSHNGSIGLVTCVPEESYRRLSALQSQLTNTLEHPCGLNPRAYRAVESDASAGRGMLDSNLLLQYLDMSKQRKAEIAGRVGATEWEIRADLEAISGGGLGYL, from the exons ATGCAGTGCTACACTGAATTGATATCTCCGACAGGAGTTACTCATGCCTTGGcagttccttttctttcagCGACTGCTAACAACCTGATCGTCGCCCGGACTTCGCTTCTTCAAATTTTCTCTTTACGCGATGTGTCATTGAGTGCACTTGATACGGAAGTTCGACCGGCGCAACACAGGCAGGAAACGTGCAAGCTGGTCTTGGAAAGGGAATATCAACTGCCAGGTACAGTAACTGATATCTGTCGGGTAAAGATTTTGAAGACAAAGAGCGGCGGAGATGCAGTTCTTGTGGCCTTCCGAGATGCTAAATTGAGCTTGGTTGAATGGGACCCGGAGCGCTACGGGTTATCCACTATTTCTATCCACTACTACGAGCGTGATGATATGACCCGTAGTCCATGGGCGTCTGATTTGAGCACTTGCGGCAGTATCTTGAGCGCCGACCCGGGCAGTCGATGCGCAATTTTTCAATTCGGCGCACGAAGTCTTGCTATTATACCTTTTCACCAGCCCGGGGATGACTTAGTGATGGACGACTTTGGCTCCGAACCTGACTACGAGAATAGGGTAGAAGGGAATTCGAGAAGTCATGAAGCTAAAGATAAAGACGCCGCTGAGTACCAAACTCCGTATGCGTCGTCCTTCGTCTTGCCCTTGACTGCGTTGGACCCTTCAGTCATCCATCCCATAAGTCTGGCCTTCCTTTACGAATACAGGGAGCCGACCTTTGGCATATTGTACTCGCAAGTTGCTACTTCACATGCCCTACTTCACGAACGAAAAGATGTTGTTTTTTATACGGTCATTACGCTTGATTTAGAACAACGTGCCTCTACAACCTTGCTTTCTGTTACTAGACTACCTAGCGACCTGTTTAAAGTGGTAGCTCTCCCCCCTCCTGTAGGAGGATCGCTACTTATCGGATCCAACGAACTCGTGCATATCGACCAGGCAGGGAAAACCAATGCAGTTGGGGTCAATGAGTTCTCTAGGCAAGCATCTTCGTTTTCCATGACCGATCAATCCGACCTGGCCCTTCGTCTCGAGAATTGCGTCGTGGAGCGCTTTTCTGACGATAATGGTGACCTTCTTTTGGCACTCTCGACCGGGGTATTCGCTCTGGTAAGCTTCAAGCTTGATGGAAGGTCAGTATCTGGTATATCTGTTCGGCCCTTGTCCGGTCCGTCAAAAGAGTTCCTGGCTTCGACCGCATCGTCTTCAGCTTTCCTAGGCAacggcaaggtcttcttTGGCAGCGAGAGCGCGGATTCTGTCCTGCTAGGCTGGTCTTCTGCCTCATCAGCCACAAAGAAATCCTTCTCTGGGAGCACTTCAAACGATGAAAGTGAAGATGACGCTTACGAAGACGATCTATActcttctgcgcctgctgcCATGACAGACAATCCTCAAAATCAACCGAGCAATTCGTCTGTCGCTGCGTTTGGTGATTTGCGAATTCACGACAGGCTTTCCAGCCCTGGTCCTATCAGAGACATTGTGCTCGGGAGGAGCTCTGAAGCGTCTTCGCGTGACACAAAAGACGGCGTGCTAGAGCTAGTGGCAGCTCAAGGCTCGGATGAAGGTGGTACAATGGTGATTATGAAGCGGGAGGTTGATCCGTATCTTGTAGCATCAATGGCTGCAGACACAGCAAACTCCCTCTGGACAGTCTCTTTGCTACCGGATAACAATGATCAAAAACGTGACTATGTCATACTGTCAAAGCAGGAGAAACCTGACAAAGAGGAGTCCGAGGTGTTTGTGCTAGAGGATAAACTCAGGCCAATTACGGCGCCTGAATTTAATCCGAACCATGAATTGACCGTAGAAATCGGTACCTTGGCCAGCAAGAGTAGGGTAATCCAGGTATTGAGGAACGAGGTGCGAAGTTATGATGCTG TatgggacgaggacgataGTGATGAGAGAGTAGCTGTCAATGCTACTCTCGTGGACCCTTACTTGGCGATCATACGAGACGATTCAACCTTACTACTACTACAGGCCGATGACAGCGGAGACCTTGATGAAGTGACATTGAGCGAGGATGTCGTAAGTCAAAAGTGGCTGTCTGCCTGCTTCTACAGCGATAATGCTGGTTTCTTCACTGCTCCTTTTGCTTCGATCCTGTTCCTATTGAACCAGGATCATCAGTTATAT GTATACCGACTGCCCGACTTTGCCGTGATATCAGTTATTGAAGGAGTAGGCTGTTTACCGCCTATCCTGTCCACCGAGCCTCCCAAGCGATCTACTACGCGTGAAAATGTATTACAAATCGCTGTTGTGGAGCTTGGTGACTCTTACAGCAGCCTGCCCTTTTTAATC CTTCGAACTGAAAATGACGACTTGGTTGTGTATAAGCCGTTCTTCACTAACTCAAAGGAGCTGACTGGCTTGAGATTCCTGAAAGAAGCAAACCATACACTTCCAAAGACTCCCAATACGACAGACGAGTTGCAATCAGAAATGAAACCTCTTCGCATCTTACCGAACATTGCGGGCTGTAGTAGCATTTTCATGCCTGGGCCTTCAGCGGGTTTCATTTTCCGAGCTTCAACTACCTCGCCCCATTTTATTCGCCTAAGAGGTGGTTTTATCAAGGGGCTAGGTTGTTTTGATTCTCCAGATAAAGGATTCGCTTACCTTGACTCGCAT GGCCTTCATTTAGCTAAACTTCCAGAAGGGACACAGCTTGGCTACCCATGGATAATGAGAACGGTTCCAATAGGGCAGCAAATTGACAAACTGACATACGTGTCTGCTTCCGACACGTATGTTCTCGGGACATGTCAGAGATGCGAATTTAGATTGCCCGAAGATGACGAATTACATCCAGAATGGCGTAACGAAG AAATATCCTTTTTGCCCGAGGTAAACCAAAGCTCGCTCAAGGTCGTGAGTCCGAAAACGTGGTCTGTTATTGACAG TTATCCACTGGAGCCCGCTGAGCATATAATGGTTATGAAAACCATGAGCTTGGAAGTCTCTGAGAATACACATGAACGCAGAGATATGATTGTGGTGGGAACATCGCTGGCTCGCGGAGAGGATATACCATCACGCGGTTGTATATATGTTTTCGAAGTTATCGAAGTAGTTCCTGACCCAGAACAACCTGAGACGAATCGCAGGCTGAAACTTATTGGCAAGGAGCCTGTGAAGGGAGCTGTGACTGCGCTGTCCGAGATCGGTGGCCAAGGCTTCCTCATTGCTGCGCAGGGCCAGAAGAGCATGGTCAGAGGTCTGAAAGAGGACGGAAGCCTTCTGCCTGTTGCATTTATGGACATGCAGTGCTTTGTTAGCGTGATCAAGGAACTCAAGGGAACCGGAATGTGTATTTTTGGAGACGCAGTGAAGGGTCTCTGGTTCGCAGGCTATTCA GAGGAGCCTTATAAGATGAGCCTTTTTGCAAAAGACCTTGATTATCTCGAGGTACTGGCAGCAGACTTTCTCCCCGACGGCAACAAACTATTCATTGTCGTTGCCGATAGCGATTGCAATCTCTACGTACTTCAGTACGACCCTGAAG ATCCAAACTCGTCCAATGGCGACAAACTGCTGAACCGCAGCAAATTCCACACCGGAAACTTTGCCTCCACCGTAACCCTTCTGCCACGAACCCTAGTCTCCTCCGAGCGCGCCATGTCCGGCTCTGACAAAATGGATATTGACAACACAGCACCCCTCCACCAAGTTCTCGTCACCTCCCACAATGGCTCTATCGGCTTAGTGACCTGCGTCCCTGAGGAATCCTACCGCCGCCTCTCAGCCCTCCAGTCCCAACTTACAAACACTCTCGAGCACCCGTGTGGTCTTAATCCTCGTGCCTACCGCGCCGTTGAGAGCGACGCCAGCGCCGGTAGAGGCATGCTCGACAGCAATCTGCTCCTCCAGTACCTGGACATGAGCAAGCagcgcaaggctgagattgcGGGAAGAGTTGGCGCCACGGAGTGGGAGATTCGGGCTGATCTTGAGGCCATCAGTGGTGGAGGACTCGGGTATCTTTGA
- a CDS encoding putative beta-N-acetylglucosaminidase (transcript_id=CADANIAT00008027) produces MAPKEDALPPGWDDLDRQMGQLFMMGFDGTTVSPQIRSLIQKYHIGSVLLTAKNLKSAEDATRLILELQTIARDAGHPVPLLIALDQENGGVNSLYDEIYIRQFPSAMGIAATGSKDLAHDIAFATAQELKAVGFNWILGPVLDVLTNVRNQLMGVRTCGDDPQEVSQYGVEFMKGYQQAGLSTCGKHFPSYGNLEFLGSQTDVPIITESLEQLSLTALVPFRNAIMNGLDAMMVGGVSMSSAGVNVMHACLSEQVVDDLLRKDMKFDGVVVSECLEMEALTHNIGVGGGTVMAKNAGCDIILLCRSFQVQQEAINGMKLGVENGIINRTRIEESLRRVLAMKGRCTSWEQALNPGGLPSLTQMQPSHTSLSTRAYSNSISVVRDNRNLLPLTNVLSSNEELLLLTPLVNPLPASAVSRSVTEHLELSADAVAWDRTASVLSGESVFKELGRSLSRHRNGRVLHTSYTSNGVRPIHESLIDRASAVIVITADAVRNIYQQGFTKHVSMICKSQLTPSGEPLDKPLVVVAVSSPYDFAMDASIGTYLCTYDFTDTALETLVKVLYGELTPTGSLPGSFNRSQKLHQARQHWLVENWNEERDSDALDALLKTMGPELSGVTPSSFLLRRDDIDEAHFVVRNSTTRALYGFCSTYYFRATGTGVIGSLIVDPSRRRLSIGNSLHNRAIRTLMQRKGMKRFQLGSRLPGIYLGIPAANPVERKKRRQWFANLGWNTALSRPVCNVALRNLQTWSPPEGLVNSLQSADAVYDLVHGWDYADSIIDHVKTNSRQGVIDIYKIALGGAPHCGIIRARRPHDGAILGSVVIYNMQATLAEHMPATKAMHVPTGGISSPVIWPSVGEYATLLQGLILLGIKQIRRQGADAVVIDCVDVDSNFDWLTEIGFTTLHSYEEVNCDAATWTMVPGP; encoded by the exons ATGGCCCCGAAAGAGGATGCGCTGCCCCCTGGCTGGGATGATCTTGACAG GCAGATGGGGCAGCTTTTCATGATGGGCTTCGATGGAACGACGGTCAGCCCTCAGATTCGTTCTCTCATCCAGAAGTATCACATAGGTTCAGTCTTGTTAACCGCTAAGAATTTGAAAT CTGCAGAGGACGCAACCCGGCTAATTCTGGAGCTGCAAACAATTGCTCGCGATGCCGGCCATCCTGTGCCGTTACTTATAGCTCTGGACCAAGAGAATGGTGGAGTTAACAGCTTATATGACGAGATTTATATTCGACAGTTTCCAAGTGCAATGGGTATTGCGGCTACGGGGTCAAAAGACTTGGCCCATGACATTGCTTTTGCTACGGCTCAAGAGCTCAAAGCCGTCGGGTTCAATTGGATCCTAGGGCCTGTGCTGGACGTATTGACGAATGTACGGAATCAATTGATGGGCGTCCGCACCTGCGGTGATGACCCGCAGGAGGTGTCCCAGTACGGGGTAGAGTTTATGAAAGGTTACCAGCAGGCCGGCCTATCAACTTGCGGCAAGCATTTTCCTTCGTATGGGAACCTGGAGTTTTTAGGGTCTCAGACCGACGTGCCCATCATCACGGAGTCTTTAGAACAGCTCAGTTTGACCGCATTGGTTCCATTTCGGAACGCTATCATGAATGGTCTTGACGCGATGATGGTGGGAGGCGTTTCCATGTCCTCCGCCGGAGTCAATGTCATGCATGCTTGTCTAAGCGAGCAGGTTGTTGACGACCTCTTACGGAAGGATATGAAATTTGATGGAGTCGTGGTTTCGGAATGtctggagatggaggcgcTCACCCATAACATTGGCGTAGGAGGCGGGACAGTGATGGCCAAAAACGCCGGCTGCGATATAATACTATTGTGCAGGTCTTTTCAGGTGCAACAAGAAGCCATCAACGGAATGAAGCTTGGTGTGGAGAACGGCATTATCAACCGGACACGAATAGAGGAATCGCTACGGAGAGTGTTGGCCATGAAGGGGAGATGCACTTCCTGGGAACAGGCTCTTAACCCTGGGGGGCTGCCTTCGCTCACTCAAATGCAGCCATCGCATACGAGTCTCTCAACAAGAGCTTACAGCAATTCCATCTCAGTCGTGCGCGATAACAGAAACCTGTTACCGCTGACCAATGTCTTATCTTCCAACGaggagctgcttcttctgacaCCGTTAGTAAATCCTTTGCCTGCCTCCGCCGTATCTCGCTCAGTGACTGAGCATCTGGAGCTGTCGGCGGATGCGGTAGCCTGGGATAGGACGGCTTCCGTACTCAGTGGCGAGAGCGTCTTTAAGGAATTGGGGAGATCGCTTTCGCGTCACCGAAACGGTCGTGTTCTGCATACGTCCTACACCTCGAATGGCGTCCGTCCGATCCACGAGAGTTTAATTGACCGTGCCAGTGCCGTGATTGTCATCACCGCAGATGCTGTCAGGAACATTTACCAGCAAGGTTTTACAAAACATGTGTCTATGATTTGTAAGTCGCAGTTGACTCCATCAGGCGAACCACTCGATAAGCCATTAGTTGTTGTTGCCGTTAGTTCACCTTATGATTTCGCCATGGATGCAAGCATTGGGACTTACCTTTGCACATACGATTTCACGGACACGGCCCTGGAAACCTTGGTCAAGGTTCTTTATGGAGAGCTGACGCCTACGGGGTCATTGCCGGGTTCTTTCAATCGCAGTCAGAAGCTCCACCAGGCAAGACAACATTGGCTTGTGGAAAACTGgaacgaggagagagattccGATGCATTGGACGCGCTTCTGAAGACGATGGGTCCGGAACTCTCTGGTGTGACGCCCAGTAGCTTTCTTCTGCGGAGAGACGACATTGACGAGGCTCACTTTGTTGTCCGAAACAGCACCACTCGGGCCCTCTACGGCTTCTGTTCAACCTACTACTTCCGGGCCACTGGCACGGGGGTCATCGGATCATTGATTGTCGACCCATCGCGGCGCAGGCTCTCGATTGGGAATTCCCTCCACAACCGCGCTATCCGAACGCTTATGCAACGAAAAGGGATGAAGCGGTTTCAACTGGGGTCCCGTCTTCCAGGGATTTACCTGGGCATACCCGCCGCTAACCCTGTcgaaagaaagaaacggCGGCAGTGGTTCGCAAATCTGGGCTGGAACACCGCCCTCTCCCGCCCTGTCTGCAATGTCGCTCTCCGCAACTTGCAAACTTGGTCTCCGCCTGAGGGCCTAGTCAACAGCCTACAGAGCGCAGACGCGGTTTACGATCTTGTCCACGGATGGGACTATGCTGACTCGATCATTGACCATGTCAAGACCAACTCCAGACAAGGAGTAATTGACATATACAAAATTGCCTTGGGCGGAGCACCGCATTGCGGCATTATCAGGGCAAGAAGACCACACGACGGGGCTATTCTCGGCAGCGTGGTTATCTATAACATGCAGGCGACGCTGGCGGAGCACATGCCCGCTACGAAGGCCATGCATGTGCCCACAGGGGGAATTTCGTCCCCCGTAATATGGCCTTCGGTCGGAGAATACGCAACACTTTTGCAGGGGTTGATCCTATTAGGAATCAAGCAGATACGGAGACAGGGCGCTGATGCAGTTGTTATAGATTGT GTGGATGTCGACAGCAACTTTGACTGGCTTACAGAGATAGGATTCACCACTTTGCATAGCTATGAAGAAGTCAACTGTGACGCGGCGACGTGGACAATGGTGCCTGGGCCTTGA
- a CDS encoding transcription factor xprG (transcript_id=CADANIAT00008025): MEGFDTMALPYLASPLSLGNMQGTDYLNALQGMDLPDQRSNFDSETFVSGDDLTFAHLSPQTLKRFSSGYEDSFPEMVTSFDPPPPAEPPADSSIDHNNKLLSFSMPVYPWTLLDYSFRRASISISAQLHGMFFLAESPWTTSPTENAPPQQGAELTCYRRNLFQITGSVTLPRALRYIITDTGDRIPIVAHELTVSATESVEGNSVKIISVPWKTPAANDAGKDTGNSSNTAAKVEKEPPAIPLDMLTGQDLDADYATFPIAWKRLQFRVATANNGRRKELQQHFVVRLRVVATLSTGMKTPICEVHSGPVIVRGRSPRNFQSRKDLPLSGSAAASRKNAQAAAASNNLTRTSPSLTDKAKTVVKSSSPETSSNGVPQQSPPNWALATNSTLPPPTTTTLPHSSVYSQSSPEFSRPVEAHRRTTSAIAAPINLSLLDDDSLNLSNGDSRPHTSFSNDLASKSLSVDSGRPVKMRKVSHSMPQAQSRSTSATFLNTANFQQMLPVPFTSESADVLYEYFPLGLEDWQGPVDAVYRPHVVHHTNMPQMKYITARGQSKRYFAAEDSYSLVEAICPSGWTYSRIISRTMI, encoded by the exons ATGGAGGGCTTCGACACCATGGCGTTGCCCTATCTGGCTTCCCCGCTGTCGTTAGGGAATATGCAGGGCACAGATTATCTCAATGCTTTGCAAGGCATGGACCTTCCTGATCAACGATCAAACTTTGACTCCGAGACATTCGTTAG CGGAGACGATTTGACCTTTGCCCATCTATCTCCACAGACACTGAAGCGATTCTCTTCCGGTTACGAGGACTCGTTCCCAGAGATGGTCACTTCCTTTGACCCCccgcctccagctgagccGCCTGCCGACTCCTCCATTGACCATAATAACAAGCTATTGAGCTTCTCGATGCCAGTATATCCGTGGACTCTGCTTGATTATTCTTTTCGACGCGCCTCAATATCAATTTCAGCTCAGCTGCACGGCATGTTTTTCCTTGCCGAGTCACCGTGGACCACGTCTCCGACAGAAAATGCTCCGCCTCAGCAAGGAGCAGAACTGACCTGCTACCGGCGAAATCTTTTCCAGATCACTGGTTCTGTAACCCTTCCTCGGGCCCTGCGCTATATCATCACCGACACCGGTGACCGGATACCTATCGTCGCGCACGAACTGACAGTGTCGGCTACCGAGTCTGTTGAGGGCAATTCGGTCAAGATTATTTCTGTGCCCTGGAAGACTCCCGCTGCAAATGACGCTGGCAAGGATACAGGAAACAGTAGTAATACTGCCGccaaggtcgagaaggagcCTCCAGCTATCCCGTTAGACATGTTAACTGGACAGGATCTTGATGCCGATTACGCCACTTTTCCAATCGCATGGAAGCGTCTTCAATTCCGTGTCGCGACTGCCAACAATGGGCGAAGAAAGGAGCTTCAACAGCACTTTGTGGTTCGGCTCAGGGTCGTTGCAACATTGTCCACGGGTATGAAAACCCCGATTTGCGAGGTTCACTCGGGGCCAGTCATCGTCCGGGGTCGCAGTCCTCGTAATTTCCAGTCTAGGAAAGATCTACCGTTGAGTGGtagtgctgctgcttccaggaAGAACGCGCAAGCGGCTGCAGCTAGTAATAATCTTACTCGAACCTCGCCCAGTCTGACCGACAAGGCAAAAACCGTCGtgaagagcagctctcccGAAACTTCATCAAACGGGGTCCCCCAGCAATCCCCCCCAAATTGGGCTCTTGCAACAAATTCAacgcttcctcctccgacgacgacgacgctGCCGCACTCGTCAGTCTATTCGCAGTCCAGTCCAGAATTTTCGAGACCGGTAGAGGCACATCGACGGACGACGAGCGCCATTGCTGCCCCTATTAATTTATCTCTTTTGGACGACGACTCTCTCAATCTCTCAAACGGCGATTCCCGTCCTCATACATCATTCTCTAATGACCTCGCGTCTAAGTCTTTAAGCGTTGATTCAGGGAGGCCAGTCAAGATGCGCAAAGTATCTCACTCTATGCCCCAAGCGCAGTCAAGAAGCACGTCCGCTACATTCTTGAATACAGCCAATTtccagcagatgctgccaGTTCCTTTCACGAGCGAAAGTGCCGATGTGTTGTATGAGTATTTTCCCTTGGGCTTGGAGGATTGGCAAGGCCCCGTTGATGCTGTCTATCGCCCACATGTGGTACACCACACGAATATGCCCCAGATGAAATACATTACGGCGCGAGGTCAGAGCAAACGATATTTTGCGGCGGAGGAC TCATATTCTCTTGTTGAGGCCATATGTCCATCTGGATGGACATACTCGAGAATTATTTCACGTACAATGATTTGA
- a CDS encoding putative glucosamine-6-phosphate deaminase (transcript_id=CADANIAT00008029), with protein MRVIIRDTSLQASEYIADYIISRIKAYKPSESNPFVLGLPTGSSPEIIYKTLVRRYKAGDISFRHVVTFNMDEYVGLPRDHPESYHSFMYKHFFSHVDIPPQNINILDGNATDLAAECASFEARIARYGGIELFLGGVGSDGHIAFNEPGSSLNSRTRVKTLAYDTILANSRFFNNDMAQVPRMALTVGIRTIMEAREVVIVATGAHKALAVKEGLEGGVNHMWTISSLQLHQHPLIVCDRDATLELKVKTVRYFESIEQAGTDARTQGPPLVYRPRTYVPAPMTVNKSNGELTPIATPEKTSKDLRINTDLTRSFEDDELTPDSMSSRMVDSAVGGLDATLKGDLMFDRMGARMEAH; from the exons AT GAGAGTGATCATCCGGGATACATCTTTGCAGGCGTCGGAGTATATCGCTGATTATATTATCA GTCGTATCAAGGCATACAAACCTAGCGAGAGCAATCCCTTCGTTCTTGGCCTACCAACTGGAAGCAGCCCAGAGATCATCTACAAGACCCTTGTCCGGCGTtacaaagctggagatatCTCATTCAGACATGTCGTGACTTTCAACATG GACGAATATGTCGGTCTTCCGCGCGATCACCCCGAATCGTACCATAGCTTTATGtacaagcatttcttctccCATGTGGATATTCCTCCGCAGAACATCAACATTCTTGATGGGAATGCTACGGACCTGGCCGCTGAGTGCGCCTCCTTCGAAGCGCGAATCGCTCGCTATGGTGGCATTGAGCTCTTTTTGGGCGGAGTGGGTTCTGATGGACATATTGCGTTTAATGAGCCTGGCTCATCCTTGAACAGCCGTACCCGGGTGAAAACCCTGGCTTACGACACGATTCTGGCGAACTCCCGTTTCTTCAATAATGACATGGCCCAAGTGCCTCGTATGGCCTTGACAGTGGGCATTCGAACAATTATGGAAGCCCGCGAGGTTGTGATCGTGGCAACTGGCGCCCATAAAGCATTAGCGGTCAAGGAGGGCCTAGAGGGTGGTGTGAACCACATGTGGACCATCTCGTCGCTTCAACTGCACCAGCACCCTCTGATCGTCTGCGATCGTGACGCAACGCTCGAGCTCAAGGTCAAAACTGTTCGCTATTTTGAGTCTATCGAGCAAGCTGGGACGGATGCGCGCACTCAGGGTCCTCCTCTTGTCTACAGGCCCCGAACCTACGTCCCTGCTCCGATGACAGTGAACAAATCCAACGGGGAGCTTACTCCAATTGCCACACCGGAAAAAACATCGAAAGACTTGAGAATCAACACTGACCTCACGCGGTCATtcgaggacgatgagctcACACCAGATAGTATGTCGTCACGTATGGTCGATTCGGCCGTCGGTGGACTCGATGCCACTCTCAAGGGCGATTTGATGTTCGATCGTATGGGTGCAAGGATGGAAGCTCATTAG
- a CDS encoding uncharacterized protein (transcript_id=CADANIAT00008026), with protein MPQKDARRQWKRRMRRGLSLPEGPAALSDREKAALDPDKLVDHFSFRGAKRGQALAKESQHSSILHLLHRQPTSAARFNLCRRFQRNSPEEPEGKLIRLTADGSTPGDDPIGRLFLVPHSSQSLDGHSRLPGVH; from the exons ATGCCGCAGAAGGATGCTAGAAGACAATGGAAGCGTCGGATGCGCAGGGGTTTATCTCTGCCTGAAGGTCCAGCGGCGCTCTCCGATCGTGAAAAGGCTGCACTTGATCCTGATAAGCTCGTCGACCACTTCAGCTTCAGAGGCGCCAAGCGGGGTCAGGCCCTGGCCAAGGAATCGCAGCATTCCAgcattcttcatcttcttcatcgtcagcCAACGAGTGCTGCGAGATTTAATCTCTGCCGCC GATTTCAGCGCAACAGCCCAGAGGAACCCGAGGGAAAACTCATCCGTCTCACAGCTGATGGAAGCACGCCAGGAGATGATCCGATAGGGCGCCTGTTCCTGGTCCCTCACAGCTCGCAATCTCTCGATGGTCACAGCAGGCTACCTGGTGTCCATTAA